A stretch of Castanea sativa cultivar Marrone di Chiusa Pesio chromosome 2, ASM4071231v1 DNA encodes these proteins:
- the LOC142625318 gene encoding uncharacterized protein LOC142625318 — MAGRFAQHLWVYRTTTRTPIGENPFSLTYGTKAVIPVEVGITRLRREVFHEGNNDDQVRVNLDCLDESRDDASRKMAEYQQKMSEYYNKKVKLRRLNIGDLILRKVTPTTNYPTQGKLGPTWEGPYKVTHYFPGKAAITWKCWTGGDYRDHGLLSI; from the coding sequence ATGGCCGGAAGATTTGCCCAACATTTGTGGGTGTACAGGACTACAACAAGAACCCCGATAGGAGAGAACCCCTTCAGTCTCACCTATGGCACCAAAGCAGTAATCCCAGTTGAAGTAGGAATCACCAGATTAAGACGAGAAGTTTTCCACGAAGGCAACAATGACGATCAAGTAAGAGTCAACTTGGATTGCTTGGACGAATCCAGAGATGATGCATCTCGTAAGATGGCGGAGTACCAGCAAAAGATGTCTGAGTACTACAACAAGAAAGTGAAGCTCAGACGGCTGAACATAGGAGATCTCATCCTGCGCAAGGTCACACCTACTACCAACTACCCAACCCAGGGAAAGCTTGGCCCaacctgggaaggaccctacaaagtCACCCATTATTTTCCAGGCAAGGCAGCTATCACCTGGAAATGTTGGACGGGAGGAGACTACCGCGACCATGGATTATTGAGCATTTGA